The genome window ACATGAGACGTTGAGACGGCGTCGTCTGGATTCACGTCATAAAAAAACCCTGCCCGGGGTCTCACTTTCATGAGACGAAGCGAGCAGGGGTTGAAAAGCCAATTTCAAGCACCCCATCCGGGGCCGGACGGCGAAGCGGATAGAGACGCAGATGGAGCGAAGAAACGATTGCCCGGGGCCTTTCGGCGATGCGTGCAACCATATTCCTCGTGGCTCTATTATCGTCGTCGACGCGGTGAGGTCAACAGATTTCTCCGAAGACTCAACCTCGCTTGGAGAGGTCGCTCCCGCCTTTCCATCTAGATAATACGATCCAAATGAGATAGTGGTTCGTGAATCGACCGGTCATCTCAGATGTCGACGATCACCTCGGCTCGCCAGCTATCCCCGGCCGGCTCCAGAACGAGCCCGTGATAGGTCGCGGCCTTGACCTCGTGGTCGAGGACGTGACGGTCGGGATCGATCGGTTCCCCGGCGATCGTCGCCGTGAGCGATCGGCCGTCGGGGGCGACCGAGACGTCGAACCGGCCGTAGAGCGCGTGACGAGTCTCGATCCGGAAGATCAGTTCATTGAGCCAGTCGACGAGCAGATGCGCGGGGGAGTCGGAGCCCAGTTCGACGATCTCTTCCTCGCGCGGCTCGATCGTCGAGCGGTCGGCGGTGACGACGTCGAACAGGCCCTCGGCGGCCGTGCGGAAGACGTCGTCAAGGTCGTCGGCCTCGATGCGCAGGCCCAGGTCGGCCGTATGGTCGAAGACTTCCACGCGTCCCACCGCAACCTCCCCTCGACGGCCGCCGCCGCCCCGATTACAAACGACCATCCGCCCGAAATCAGGAGCCTTCCCGCCATGCTCGAAACCGGTAAGCTCGCCCCCGACTTCACCCTCCCCGACCAGGACGGCAAGGAAACGACCCTCTCCAAGCTGAAAGGTTCGCCGGTCGTCCTTTACTTCTACCCCAAGGATGACACCTCCGGCTGCACCAAGGAAGCCTGCGCCTTCCGCGACGGCCACCCCGACTTCCAGGCCGCTGGTGCGACGGTCCTTGGGATCAGCCCGGATTCCTCGGCCTCGCACGCGAAGTTCGTCGGCAAGTACTCGCTCCCCTTCACGCTCCTGGCCGACGTCGACAAGACCGTCTGCGAGGCGTACGGCGTCTGGAAGGAGAAGAGCATGTACGGGCGTAAGTACATGGGCGTCGAGCGGACCACGTTCGTCATCGACCGCGACGGCAAGATCTCCCGGATCTTCCCCAAGGTCAAGGTTCCTGGCCATGCCGAGGCCGTCCTGGAAGCGGTCCGCGAGTTGAAGTGACCGCAGCTTGTTACGGTTGTGCGGATCGCGGGGCGTGTGCCGTTGCATACGCCGCGGTGTGCCGGAATCGCCGCGACGGAACCGTCGGTTCGGTGCCATTGTTAGTTGCGGGGATAATCCATCCCCGCGCTCTTTGGCATCCCGGTGGATACGAATGCCGACAGCGAATCATCGCGCGTTGTTTGCCGATCGAAGCCAACGGCGATGGTAGTAAACCCTTGGACCTCAGCGGGTTGCTGCCGAAACGAGGTTGGCTTCGATTGGAATCGAAGCCAAGCTGTCGGTGAGGCCCGCGGATTATGGTTCAGGCCGTCTCGCGCTGGGAACACTCAGCGCCGGGTGCCATGGCCACGCTTGCGTGGCCATGAACCGGTGTGAGACTAGAGAGCGACCGTCGGCGACGCATGGCCACGCAAGTGTGGCCATGGTACCCAGAGCCTACCTCATTCCGGCGGCGTTGAACGAGAAGCGTCGGAGACTGCGAGTCGAATCAATCCGGCCTGAAGTCGACTCCGGCGACTCGTCCATTCTTGATCGTGACGACTCCACACGCGACGTGAGATCGCGGGGCTGTCGGGTCTCGGAAGTCGATTGAGCCGTCGGAGATTAGACGCTCATCGGTCATGACTTCGCCGGATTCCTGGTAGCCCGCCATGTGACGGCGAACTTCCTCCACGGTCATTCCCGGCTTTATCGTGTCGAGTCGATGGCGAAGCGACCCCATCCCCGTCTGCGTTGCTTTGAAGGCAACAGCTAGGACAACCACAGCCAGTGCCAGTTGCTTGACGGAGAAACGCCTTCCAAGTAGACCGCCGATCAGGGCCAGATTCGCAAACCCATAGACGAAGCCTGAGACGGTCGAGAATTCGCCCTTCTCCACGAAGGCGGAGATCAGGATGGTGACAAGCCCACCCACGACAAGAGCCTGACGCATCGATCGAAGGGCCTCGTTACCCAGGATCGTCCCGCGATCCGCCTAAGAGGTTCCTCTGGTCGTGCCTTACATCGTCGCCTCAGGCCGTCTCGCGCTGGGAAGACTCAGCGCGGACCTGGGTTTCGGTGAAGGCGTCAAGCTCGTGACCGTGGCGGAGGTGTTGTTCGAGCTTGCGGAGGGCCTTGTACTTCTCGTCGCTGACCCGGTTGACGGCGATTTTGAGGTCGGCGCCGATTTCGGGGACCGACCAGCCGCGCATCCAGAGTTCGACGATCCGGTCCTGGCGGGGCGTCAGCACGGCGCGGCGGGCGGACTCGAGGATCTCGCCGAGTTCCAGGCGGTCTCGATGACGCTGCTCGGCGTCGGGGGCGGGAAGGGCCAGGGAGTCGAGCGGCTGGTGCCGCTTGGCGCGCTGGACGCGCTTGCGGACCATGTCGATCGCCCGGACGAGTTCCCGGCGTTCCGGGGTGTCGTCGGCGAGAACCTGGGCGAGGTCGAGCCGGCCGTCGCGAGCCTTGGTAAGCAGGCGGCAGCAGACTTCCTGGGTGCAGTCGTCCCAGACGCGGGGGTCGAGCCGGGCGTTCCGCCAGCAGACCGTGCAGTAGCGCTGGATGTCGCGCACCAGGTCCGATTCGGACGCCTGGGCCGTCAGCGCGGCCAGGCCGATGACCAGGGCCATCGCGGCCGGGCCGGCTTTATACGTGCGAGCCAGTACGCCTGCTCCACCTTCGGGAGTAGGCTGTTCGGGCTGGGCCGTCTTGTCGGTGGTTGCTTCCTTCATGTCGCCTGCGGCCTGATGGTTCGGGCAGGAATGACGGGGCCGCCGTCTTCGTCTTCTACAAGACGAGCGTCCGGCCGATCCTCGCCGGAAATCAACCCGATCTCTTTGGATTCGTGTCCTGGTTCTACACTAAGCCGGGACGGAATCGCAAGTTGAAATCGATCCAGTGGAGGGGCTTGTTGCCTA of Paludisphaera rhizosphaerae contains these proteins:
- a CDS encoding archease; translation: MGRVEVFDHTADLGLRIEADDLDDVFRTAAEGLFDVVTADRSTIEPREEEIVELGSDSPAHLLVDWLNELIFRIETRHALYGRFDVSVAPDGRSLTATIAGEPIDPDRHVLDHEVKAATYHGLVLEPAGDSWRAEVIVDI
- the bcp gene encoding thioredoxin-dependent thiol peroxidase, with protein sequence MLETGKLAPDFTLPDQDGKETTLSKLKGSPVVLYFYPKDDTSGCTKEACAFRDGHPDFQAAGATVLGISPDSSASHAKFVGKYSLPFTLLADVDKTVCEAYGVWKEKSMYGRKYMGVERTTFVIDRDGKISRIFPKVKVPGHAEAVLEAVRELK
- a CDS encoding sigma-70 family RNA polymerase sigma factor; the protein is MKEATTDKTAQPEQPTPEGGAGVLARTYKAGPAAMALVIGLAALTAQASESDLVRDIQRYCTVCWRNARLDPRVWDDCTQEVCCRLLTKARDGRLDLAQVLADDTPERRELVRAIDMVRKRVQRAKRHQPLDSLALPAPDAEQRHRDRLELGEILESARRAVLTPRQDRIVELWMRGWSVPEIGADLKIAVNRVSDEKYKALRKLEQHLRHGHELDAFTETQVRAESSQRETA